One part of the Tenacibaculum sp. 190130A14a genome encodes these proteins:
- a CDS encoding beta-N-acetylhexosaminidase: MKKEFYLIITILSTVFLSYSQEIEKDFDLMPWPKEITGNSEKLIITENFTISLNNQSNRVYRAATRFIRRLANSTGVFINEGFPVQNSKKATVQIRFKKTADLNLKVNEAYTLEVNRKGITIESETDIGVLHALETLRQLVTFNKHEYFFRGVSIKDAPRFKWRGLMIDVARHFQPVAVLKRNLDAMAAVKMNVFHWHLSDDQGFRIESKVYPKLHELGSDGQYYTQEEIKEIVNYANRLGIRVIPEIDVPGHATAILTAYPELGSKDGYDYKIERFAGVFDPTLNPMKPEVYVFLDKLFAEVTTLFPDIYFHIGGDENEGKHWDANKKIQAFKKRHSLKTNHDLQTYFNIKLEKILKKHGKKLVGWDEIMTPNMPKTAIIHSWRGEHEGFKEGTLVEAVKKGYQAILSNGYYIDRMQPVEEHYLIDPTNGITFTSKEEQLILGGEATMWGELVTPLTIDSRIWPRTAAIAERFWSPKNIRDVDNMRKRLQKVSLQLEKIGITHLKNQDVILRNLTKGQEISSLKTLTKIYEPLKIYSRNKGGTEYKSFSPFTLFADACTTNATDAEKFAKVVDVYMKTSSVKSKEELLSLFEKWSNNYKDFLKLNTNPLLEDIKPFYASLDVVSSTLIHSIKKGKLMTEEASLIKENLQKLNEPLEDTELMITESLNKLIAHLKGGRTK, encoded by the coding sequence ATGAAAAAAGAGTTTTATTTAATTATAACAATATTGAGTACTGTTTTTTTATCGTACTCTCAAGAAATAGAAAAGGATTTTGATTTAATGCCTTGGCCAAAAGAAATAACAGGCAATTCAGAGAAGTTAATAATCACTGAAAACTTTACCATATCCTTAAACAATCAAAGTAATAGAGTCTATAGAGCAGCTACACGATTTATTAGACGGTTGGCTAATAGTACGGGAGTATTTATAAATGAAGGGTTTCCTGTTCAAAATAGCAAAAAAGCAACCGTACAAATTCGTTTTAAGAAAACAGCAGATTTAAACTTGAAAGTTAATGAAGCTTATACCCTAGAGGTAAATCGAAAAGGAATTACTATTGAATCTGAAACTGATATTGGTGTGTTACATGCATTAGAAACACTAAGGCAATTAGTAACCTTTAATAAACATGAGTATTTCTTTAGAGGAGTTTCTATTAAAGATGCCCCTCGTTTTAAATGGAGAGGACTTATGATTGATGTAGCGCGTCATTTTCAACCCGTAGCTGTTCTTAAAAGAAACTTAGATGCAATGGCAGCTGTAAAGATGAATGTTTTTCATTGGCATTTATCCGATGATCAAGGGTTTAGAATTGAGTCGAAAGTTTACCCGAAGTTGCATGAGTTAGGATCAGACGGTCAATATTATACCCAAGAAGAAATTAAAGAGATTGTAAACTATGCGAATAGATTAGGAATTCGCGTAATTCCAGAAATAGATGTTCCTGGGCATGCAACAGCTATTTTAACAGCATATCCTGAGTTAGGAAGTAAAGATGGATATGATTACAAAATAGAACGATTTGCAGGGGTTTTTGATCCTACATTAAACCCTATGAAACCGGAGGTTTATGTGTTTCTTGATAAGTTATTTGCCGAAGTTACTACGTTGTTTCCTGACATTTATTTTCATATCGGAGGAGATGAAAACGAAGGGAAGCATTGGGATGCTAATAAAAAGATTCAAGCATTTAAGAAAAGACATAGTTTAAAGACAAACCATGATTTACAAACATATTTTAATATTAAGTTAGAGAAAATATTAAAAAAACATGGAAAAAAATTAGTTGGTTGGGATGAAATCATGACTCCTAATATGCCTAAAACGGCCATCATCCACTCATGGAGAGGAGAACATGAAGGATTTAAAGAAGGAACTTTAGTTGAAGCTGTAAAAAAAGGATACCAGGCCATACTTTCAAATGGTTACTACATCGATAGAATGCAACCTGTAGAGGAGCATTATCTTATTGATCCTACAAATGGCATAACATTCACTTCTAAAGAAGAGCAACTAATTTTAGGAGGAGAAGCAACCATGTGGGGAGAACTTGTAACTCCACTAACTATTGATAGTCGCATTTGGCCAAGAACAGCTGCAATTGCAGAAAGGTTTTGGTCCCCAAAAAACATCAGAGATGTTGATAATATGCGAAAAAGGTTACAAAAAGTAAGTCTGCAATTAGAAAAGATAGGCATTACTCACTTGAAAAATCAAGATGTAATTTTAAGAAACCTTACCAAAGGACAAGAGATAAGTTCGTTAAAAACATTGACAAAGATTTACGAACCTTTAAAGATTTACTCACGAAATAAAGGAGGTACTGAGTATAAGTCATTTTCTCCATTTACTTTGTTTGCCGATGCTTGTACCACAAACGCAACTGATGCAGAAAAGTTTGCTAAGGTGGTAGATGTCTACATGAAAACTTCATCGGTAAAGAGCAAAGAAGAATTATTGAGTTTATTCGAAAAATGGAGTAATAATTATAAGGACTTCTTAAAGTTAAATACCAATCCTTTATTGGAAGATATTAAACCCTTTTATGCAAGTTTGGATGTGGTCTCCTCAACGTTAATACACTCCATAAAAAAAGGGAAGTTAATGACAGAAGAAGCGTCTTTGATCAAAGAGAATTTACAAAAGTTGAACGAACCCTTAGAAGATACTGAATTGATGATTACAGAATCGTTAAACAAGTTGATAGCTCATTTAAAAGGAGGTAGAACAAAGTAA
- the nagB gene encoding glucosamine-6-phosphate deaminase, translated as MVTDIYMYNPQEIVYKPAGQFEETRFEKIHNIIFNNSLDASKIVAKEIADLIRQKSKEGKMCVLGLATGSSPIKVYEELVRLHKEENLSFTNVITFNLDEYLPIQPNDMQSYYYFMHDHLFNHVDILPENVHIPDGTISSEEIYQYCIDYELKIKEAGGLDFQLLGIGRTGHIGFNEPGSHQNSGTRSITLNHITRVDAASSFLGIDNVPKRAITMGVNTIQKARRVVLLAWGVNKAKIIKETIEGDITSQVPATYLQNHKNATFILDIEASSELTRIKTPWLVSSCVWKDELKKKAVFWLSEKLQKSILKLTDKDYNEHGMSGLLAEEGNAYDLNIKIFNKLQHTITGWPGGKPKSDDTNRPERANPSKKRVLIFSPHPDDDVISMGGTFDRLVEQGHEVHIAYQTSGNIAVTDEDALKFVEVAAGLTSNALAIKDMVGKILTKKNNSIDSLEVRLLKGAIRKAESLAATRYLGLPDENVHFLNLPFYETGTVKKKNLSEEDINIMSDLITKVKPHQIYAAGDLADPHGTHKVCLDALFESIEILKEQAFMNDCWVWLYRGAWFEWEPYEIDMAVPMSPDQVIKKRHAIFFHQSQKDKVMFRGDDAREFWVRAEDRNRLTAEKYHGLGMADYAAIEAFKRYYF; from the coding sequence ATGGTCACAGATATATATATGTATAATCCACAAGAAATAGTTTACAAGCCTGCAGGACAATTTGAAGAAACTCGATTCGAAAAAATTCATAACATTATTTTTAATAATTCGTTAGACGCTTCTAAAATTGTAGCAAAGGAAATAGCAGATTTAATCAGGCAGAAATCTAAGGAAGGAAAAATGTGTGTATTAGGATTGGCTACAGGATCTTCTCCAATTAAGGTTTATGAAGAATTAGTTCGTTTGCACAAGGAAGAAAACTTAAGTTTTACAAATGTAATCACGTTTAACTTAGATGAGTATTTACCTATACAACCCAATGATATGCAAAGTTACTATTACTTTATGCATGATCATTTGTTTAACCATGTAGATATTTTACCAGAAAATGTGCACATACCAGATGGTACCATTTCATCAGAAGAAATCTATCAATATTGCATTGATTATGAATTGAAAATTAAAGAAGCTGGTGGATTAGATTTTCAATTACTTGGTATAGGAAGAACCGGACATATAGGATTTAATGAACCTGGTTCTCATCAAAATTCAGGAACAAGAAGTATTACATTAAATCATATAACAAGAGTAGATGCAGCTTCTAGCTTTTTAGGAATCGATAATGTTCCTAAACGAGCAATTACAATGGGAGTAAATACCATACAAAAAGCACGACGTGTTGTACTTTTAGCTTGGGGAGTTAATAAAGCTAAAATTATAAAAGAAACCATTGAAGGAGATATCACCTCTCAAGTTCCTGCCACCTATTTACAAAACCATAAGAACGCAACGTTTATTTTAGATATTGAAGCCTCTTCAGAACTTACAAGAATAAAAACTCCTTGGTTGGTGTCTTCTTGCGTTTGGAAAGATGAACTTAAAAAGAAAGCTGTTTTTTGGTTGAGTGAGAAACTTCAAAAATCAATCTTAAAACTTACAGATAAAGATTATAACGAGCATGGAATGTCTGGTTTATTAGCAGAAGAAGGGAATGCGTATGATTTAAACATAAAAATCTTTAATAAACTACAACATACTATCACTGGTTGGCCGGGAGGGAAGCCAAAATCTGATGATACAAACCGTCCAGAAAGAGCAAATCCATCAAAAAAACGTGTACTCATATTTAGTCCGCATCCTGATGATGATGTTATTTCTATGGGAGGAACTTTTGATCGATTGGTAGAGCAAGGACATGAAGTACATATAGCCTATCAAACATCTGGGAACATTGCGGTAACAGATGAAGATGCTCTAAAATTTGTTGAGGTGGCAGCAGGATTAACTTCCAATGCTTTGGCAATAAAAGATATGGTTGGTAAAATTCTAACAAAAAAGAATAATAGCATCGATTCATTAGAAGTAAGATTGTTAAAAGGAGCAATACGAAAAGCAGAATCGTTGGCGGCAACAAGATATCTTGGATTACCTGATGAGAATGTCCATTTTTTAAACCTTCCATTCTATGAAACTGGTACGGTAAAGAAAAAGAATCTTTCAGAAGAAGATATAAACATAATGAGTGATTTAATAACGAAAGTTAAGCCACATCAAATTTATGCAGCAGGAGATTTAGCTGATCCTCATGGTACTCATAAAGTGTGTTTGGATGCTTTATTTGAATCAATCGAAATATTAAAAGAACAAGCATTTATGAATGATTGTTGGGTATGGTTGTATAGAGGAGCTTGGTTTGAATGGGAACCATATGAAATAGATATGGCGGTACCGATGAGTCCAGATCAGGTGATCAAAAAGAGACACGCAATATTCTTTCATCAATCACAAAAAGATAAAGTAATGTTTAGAGGAGATGATGCTCGTGAGTTTTGGGTAAGAGCAGAAGACCGAAACCGATTGACTGCAGAAAAATACCATGGTTTAGGTATGGCAGATTACGCAGCTATTGAAGCTTTTAAACGATATTATTTTTAA